From a single Nocardioides panacis genomic region:
- a CDS encoding thiamine pyrophosphate-dependent dehydrogenase E1 component subunit alpha has protein sequence MSIDARRAGVPAQAREPARPAPLDPEVRVELFETMVLCRSYEEAILAAYHADKGPGFDIGKGLVPGEMHLSAGQEPVAAGVCAHLTVDDAVTATHRPHHLAVAHGVDLRRMTAEIFGRETGLGRGRGGHMHLFDPATHFSCSGIIAEGYPPALGQAFAFLRSGTDRVAVAVTGEGAANQGAFHESLNLAALWALPVVFVVEDNDWGISVRRSASTSVSSNAVRAAAYGIPGERIEDNDVEAVYAAAGRAVAHARSGRGPSLVEVRTLRMWGHFEGDAQGYRDDLDGIEHRDPITRYEQVLLDADLLDTETAAGIRERARERVADAVDFARESPLPDPSTATDYVFAEEASS, from the coding sequence ATGTCCATCGACGCACGGCGGGCCGGAGTCCCCGCCCAGGCACGAGAGCCGGCACGGCCCGCACCCCTCGACCCCGAGGTCCGGGTCGAGCTCTTCGAGACGATGGTCCTGTGCCGGTCCTACGAGGAGGCCATCCTGGCGGCGTACCACGCCGACAAGGGTCCGGGCTTCGACATCGGCAAGGGGCTGGTCCCCGGCGAGATGCACCTGTCGGCCGGGCAGGAGCCGGTGGCGGCCGGGGTGTGCGCGCACCTGACCGTCGACGACGCGGTCACCGCCACGCACCGCCCGCACCACCTCGCCGTCGCGCACGGCGTCGACCTGCGCCGGATGACCGCGGAGATCTTCGGTCGCGAGACCGGCCTGGGCCGGGGCCGCGGCGGCCACATGCACCTGTTCGACCCGGCCACGCACTTCTCCTGCTCCGGCATCATCGCCGAGGGCTACCCGCCGGCGCTCGGCCAGGCCTTCGCCTTCCTGCGCTCCGGCACCGACCGGGTCGCGGTGGCGGTCACCGGCGAGGGCGCCGCCAACCAGGGCGCGTTCCACGAGTCGTTGAACCTGGCGGCGCTGTGGGCCCTGCCGGTCGTGTTCGTGGTCGAGGACAACGACTGGGGGATCTCGGTGCGCCGGTCGGCGTCGACCTCGGTCTCCTCCAACGCGGTGCGCGCCGCGGCGTACGGCATCCCGGGCGAGCGGATCGAGGACAACGACGTGGAGGCGGTGTACGCGGCAGCGGGCCGCGCTGTCGCGCACGCCCGTTCGGGTCGCGGACCGTCGCTGGTCGAGGTCCGGACGCTGCGGATGTGGGGACACTTCGAGGGGGACGCGCAGGGCTACCGCGACGACCTCGACGGCATCGAGCACCGTGACCCGATCACCCGCTACGAGCAGGTCCTCCTCGACGCGGACCTGCTCGACACAGAGACCGCCGCCGGGATCCGGGAGCGGGCCCGCGAGCGGGTCGCCGACGCCGTCGACTTCGCCCGGGAGAGCCCGCTCCCGGACCCGTCCACCGCCACCGACTACGTGTTCGCCGAGGAGGCGTCGTCATGA
- a CDS encoding alpha-ketoacid dehydrogenase subunit beta: MSITETRPGTSRRLTTSKAMVAALTEEMERDPSVFYLGEDVGAYGGIFGSTTGLLERFGPERVIDTPISETAFIGLGIGAAVEGMRPVVELMFADFLGVCLDQIYNHMAKIHFESGGHVRVPMVLATAAGGGYSDGAQHSQCLWGTFAHLPGMKVVVPSNPADAKGLMTAAIRDDNPVVYVFHKGVMGLPWMAKNPRSTDEVPDGEHVVPIGKARIARAGTDVTVVTLSLSVHHALDVADTLATDGIDVEVLDLRSLVPLDREAILGSVSRTGRLVVVDEDYQSFGVSGEVVATVTDQDPGLLRAPARRVATPDVPIPYAHGLEYAVLPRHDRIERAVRDVLQW, encoded by the coding sequence ATGAGCATCACCGAGACCCGGCCCGGGACCTCGCGCCGGCTGACCACCTCCAAGGCGATGGTGGCGGCGCTGACCGAGGAGATGGAGCGCGACCCCTCCGTGTTCTACCTCGGCGAGGACGTCGGCGCCTACGGCGGGATCTTCGGGTCCACCACCGGCCTGCTCGAGCGCTTCGGCCCGGAGCGGGTCATCGACACCCCGATCTCCGAGACCGCGTTCATCGGCCTCGGCATCGGCGCCGCGGTGGAGGGCATGCGTCCCGTCGTCGAGCTGATGTTCGCCGACTTCCTGGGCGTCTGCCTGGACCAGATCTACAACCACATGGCGAAGATCCACTTCGAGTCCGGCGGCCACGTCCGGGTGCCGATGGTGCTGGCCACCGCGGCCGGCGGCGGCTACTCCGACGGGGCCCAGCACTCGCAGTGCCTGTGGGGCACGTTCGCGCACCTGCCCGGGATGAAGGTGGTGGTGCCGAGCAACCCCGCGGACGCCAAGGGCCTGATGACCGCGGCGATCCGTGACGACAACCCGGTCGTCTACGTGTTCCACAAGGGCGTCATGGGCCTGCCGTGGATGGCGAAGAACCCCCGCAGCACCGACGAGGTCCCCGACGGCGAGCACGTCGTCCCGATCGGCAAGGCGCGGATCGCGCGTGCCGGGACCGACGTTACGGTGGTCACCCTGTCGCTGTCCGTGCACCACGCGCTCGACGTGGCCGACACGTTGGCGACGGACGGGATCGACGTCGAGGTGCTCGACCTGCGCAGCCTGGTCCCGCTGGACCGTGAGGCCATCCTCGGGTCGGTCTCGCGGACCGGGCGGCTGGTCGTCGTCGACGAGGACTACCAGTCCTTCGGTGTCTCCGGCGAGGTCGTCGCGACGGTCACCGACCAGGACCCCGGCCTGCTGCGCGCCCCGGCCCGCCGGGTGGCGACGCCCGACGTGCCGATCCCGTACGCCCACGGCCTGGAGTACGCCGTGCTGCCCCGCCACGACCGGATCGAGCGCGCGGTCCGGGACGTCCTGCAGTGGTGA
- a CDS encoding diacylglycerol/lipid kinase family protein, giving the protein MGRRLAAIGALVVGAATAVLGVGVAVDQFPRGLVLLVCVVLAGTAAWYGVLRRGAFRVAGLTVAGLALVGALVLVAVTGAVLVDLLVVAGLVASLVLARAALVSHADLPRAPAPHRAVLFYNPKSGGGKAEQFALAEQAAKRGIEAVELKPGDDLETLVRAAVERGADALAMAGGDGSQAIVAAVAAECSLPYACVPAGTRNHFALDLGVDRDDVVGALDAFVEGGERRVDLAEVNGRVFVNNVSLGLYAEAVQRAGYRDAKLRSLLDTAPDVLGPGGSELDMRWEGPGGHAHRGGAAVLVSNNRYRLGRAVGSGTRPRIDDGLLGITVVGAPSAGADHDRALQRPWREWSAPTFEVDADRPLPAGVDGEALVLDPPLRFRILPGVLQVRIARAHPGASPSATAPEGLRAGVAELVRVALGREGRPATSSSTGRRSSWT; this is encoded by the coding sequence ATGGGTAGGCGGCTCGCGGCGATCGGCGCCCTGGTGGTGGGTGCGGCGACCGCCGTGCTCGGGGTGGGGGTCGCGGTGGACCAGTTCCCGCGCGGCCTGGTGCTGCTGGTCTGCGTGGTCCTCGCCGGTACGGCGGCCTGGTACGGCGTCCTGCGACGGGGGGCGTTCCGGGTGGCGGGGCTGACCGTCGCCGGGCTGGCCCTCGTCGGCGCCCTGGTCCTGGTGGCGGTGACCGGCGCCGTCCTCGTCGACCTGCTGGTGGTGGCCGGGCTGGTGGCCTCCCTGGTGCTGGCGCGCGCTGCCCTCGTCAGCCACGCCGACCTGCCACGGGCCCCGGCCCCGCACCGGGCGGTGCTGTTCTACAACCCGAAGTCCGGCGGGGGGAAGGCGGAGCAGTTCGCGCTGGCCGAGCAGGCGGCGAAGCGGGGGATCGAGGCGGTCGAGCTGAAGCCGGGCGACGACCTCGAGACGCTCGTCCGGGCAGCCGTCGAACGAGGTGCCGACGCGCTCGCGATGGCCGGTGGAGACGGCTCGCAGGCGATCGTCGCAGCGGTGGCGGCGGAGTGCTCCCTGCCCTACGCGTGCGTCCCGGCCGGCACCCGGAACCACTTCGCGCTGGACCTGGGCGTGGACCGTGACGACGTCGTCGGGGCGCTCGACGCCTTCGTCGAGGGCGGGGAGCGCCGGGTCGACCTCGCCGAGGTCAACGGCCGCGTGTTCGTCAACAACGTCTCGCTCGGTCTCTACGCCGAGGCGGTGCAGCGCGCGGGGTACCGCGACGCCAAGCTCCGCAGCCTCCTGGACACCGCCCCCGACGTGCTCGGGCCGGGGGGCAGCGAGCTCGACATGCGGTGGGAGGGGCCGGGCGGGCACGCGCACCGCGGGGGCGCCGCCGTGCTCGTCTCCAACAACCGCTACCGCCTGGGACGCGCGGTGGGCTCCGGGACCCGGCCCCGGATCGACGACGGGCTGCTCGGGATCACCGTCGTCGGGGCGCCGTCCGCGGGCGCAGACCACGACCGCGCCCTGCAACGGCCCTGGCGGGAGTGGTCGGCGCCGACCTTCGAGGTCGACGCGGACCGGCCACTGCCGGCCGGCGTGGACGGGGAGGCGCTCGTCCTGGACCCGCCGCTCCGCTTCCGCATCCTCCCGGGCGTGCTGCAGGTGCGGATCGCCCGCGCGCACCCCGGCGCGTCCCCGTCGGCGACCGCGCCGGAGGGCCTGCGCGCGGGGGTCGCCGAGCTGGTCAGGGTCGCCCTCGGCCGGGAGGGCCGGCCGGCCACGTCCTCGTCAACAGGAAGGAGGTCCTCATGGACCTGA
- a CDS encoding DUF1622 domain-containing protein: MTFTETMDHVAQAFEILGVLVLVSGIFGSTWLAVSVWRRSHQGWKSYQAGRASFGRVLLMGLEILVAADLIRTVAVEPTLESVTVLGLIVVIRTVLSFSLEVEIDGVAPWRRNASPPPDRQL; encoded by the coding sequence ATGACCTTCACCGAGACGATGGACCACGTCGCGCAGGCCTTCGAGATCCTGGGGGTCCTGGTGCTGGTGTCGGGCATCTTCGGGTCGACCTGGCTAGCCGTCTCGGTGTGGCGGCGGTCCCACCAGGGGTGGAAGAGCTACCAGGCCGGCCGGGCCTCCTTCGGGCGGGTGCTGCTGATGGGGCTGGAGATCCTCGTCGCGGCCGACCTGATCCGCACGGTGGCGGTCGAGCCCACCCTGGAGAGCGTCACCGTGCTGGGCCTGATCGTGGTCATCCGGACGGTGCTGAGCTTCTCCCTCGAGGTGGAGATCGACGGGGTCGCGCCCTGGCGCCGCAACGCCTCCCCGCCACCCGACCGGCAGCTCTGA
- a CDS encoding phosphatase PAP2 family protein: protein MTRAASVLRRLDECDRWLYGVVGRWSAPLLDEPLRKVTQLADFSKPWFLVAGALGVLGGPRGRRAAVTGLAAVGVTSLVVNQPLKALGGRRRPDRGVLGAPQPRWVRMPTSGAFPSGHAASAAAFTVAAGDVLPALRPVLGAAASVVAFSRVYTGVHYPSDVLVGAAVGMLVGRLVGGAAVRWVPAPG, encoded by the coding sequence GTGACCCGCGCGGCCTCGGTGCTGCGCCGCCTCGACGAGTGCGACCGGTGGCTCTACGGGGTGGTGGGCCGGTGGTCGGCGCCGCTGCTGGACGAGCCGCTGCGGAAGGTGACCCAGCTGGCGGACTTCTCCAAGCCCTGGTTCCTCGTCGCCGGCGCCCTGGGGGTGCTCGGAGGCCCCCGCGGACGGCGGGCCGCGGTCACCGGGCTCGCGGCCGTCGGCGTCACCTCGCTGGTGGTGAACCAGCCCCTCAAGGCCCTGGGCGGGCGGCGCCGGCCCGACCGCGGCGTGCTGGGCGCGCCGCAGCCCCGCTGGGTGCGGATGCCGACCTCAGGGGCCTTCCCCTCGGGGCACGCCGCGTCCGCGGCCGCGTTCACGGTCGCGGCGGGGGACGTGCTGCCGGCCCTGCGACCGGTGCTGGGTGCGGCGGCGTCGGTCGTCGCGTTCTCCCGGGTCTACACCGGCGTGCACTACCCCAGCGACGTCCTCGTCGGCGCGGCCGTGGGGATGCTGGTCGGCCGTCTGGTCGGTGGCGCGGCGGTGCGGTGGGTGCCCGCCCCGGGGTGA
- a CDS encoding amphi-Trp domain-containing protein, with product MDLMEISEKQTMSREEAAARLHTLADALAQHNDVEFERGGMRIKVHVPDQVHVKLEVEIEDDGNELEVELTW from the coding sequence ATGGACCTGATGGAGATCAGCGAGAAGCAGACGATGAGCCGGGAGGAGGCGGCAGCCCGCCTGCACACGCTCGCCGACGCGCTGGCGCAGCACAACGACGTCGAGTTCGAGCGCGGCGGCATGCGGATCAAGGTGCACGTCCCCGACCAGGTGCACGTCAAGCTGGAGGTCGAGATCGAGGACGACGGGAACGAGCTGGAAGTCGAGCTCACCTGGTGA
- a CDS encoding biotin/lipoyl-containing protein — protein sequence MTEVLFPPLSKEEPDGQGVLATWFVRDGERVEEDQLLAEVQVDKVAADVPAPVAGVVHLLVEEEQAVRQGTAIARIG from the coding sequence GTGACCGAGGTGCTGTTCCCCCCGCTGTCCAAGGAGGAACCGGACGGCCAGGGGGTGCTGGCCACCTGGTTCGTCCGCGACGGCGAGCGGGTCGAGGAGGACCAGCTGCTCGCCGAGGTGCAGGTCGACAAGGTCGCCGCCGACGTGCCGGCCCCGGTCGCCGGCGTGGTGCACCTGCTGGTCGAGGAGGAGCAGGCGGTGCGCCAGGGGACGGCCATCGCGCGGATCGGCTGA
- a CDS encoding DUF7144 family membrane protein — MAFAGTMMVLLGTFHVIEGIVALFRDQYFLVGDTGLTIHVSYTTWGWVHILGGLVVAAAGVAVFTGKVWARTVGVVVAFLSALVNVAFLASYPVWSALMIVIDVLVIWALTVHGSELKE, encoded by the coding sequence GTGGCCTTCGCCGGAACGATGATGGTGCTGCTGGGCACCTTCCACGTCATCGAGGGGATCGTCGCGCTGTTCCGGGACCAGTACTTCCTGGTCGGGGACACCGGTCTGACGATCCACGTCAGCTACACGACGTGGGGGTGGGTGCACATCCTCGGAGGCCTGGTGGTGGCCGCCGCCGGCGTCGCGGTGTTCACCGGGAAGGTGTGGGCGCGCACGGTCGGCGTGGTCGTGGCGTTCCTCAGCGCGCTGGTGAACGTGGCCTTCCTCGCGTCGTACCCGGTGTGGTCGGCGCTGATGATCGTCATCGACGTGCTGGTGATCTGGGCACTGACCGTGCACGGCTCCGAGCTCAAGGAGTAG